A genomic segment from Streptosporangium roseum DSM 43021 encodes:
- the rpsL gene encoding 30S ribosomal protein S12, which produces MPTIQQLVRKGRQDKVTKTKTPALKASPQRRGTCMRVYTTTPKKPNSALRKVARVRLTNGIEVTAYIPGVGHNLQEHSIVLVRGGRVKDLPGVRYKIIRGSLDTQGVRNRKQARSRYGAKKEK; this is translated from the coding sequence GTGCCTACGATTCAGCAGCTGGTCCGCAAGGGCCGCCAGGATAAGGTCACCAAGACCAAGACCCCGGCGCTCAAGGCCAGCCCCCAGCGACGCGGCACCTGCATGCGCGTTTACACCACGACCCCCAAGAAGCCGAACTCCGCCCTCCGCAAGGTCGCGCGTGTCCGGCTCACCAACGGCATCGAGGTCACGGCCTACATCCCGGGTGTCGGCCACAACCTCCAGGAGCACTCCATCGTGCTCGTCCGTGGCGGTCGTGTGAAGGACCTGCCGGGTGTTCGATACAAGATCATCCGCGGCTCGCTGGACACCCAGGGTGTCCGCAACCGCAAGCAGGCCCGTAGCCGTTACGGCGCGAAGAAGGAGAAGTAA
- the rpsG gene encoding 30S ribosomal protein S7, translated as MPRKGSPGRRQLMADPVHNSPLVTALINKVLLDGKRSIAQSIVYGALEGAKEKTGNDPVVTLKRALDNVKPTLEVRSRRVGGATYQVPVEVRAARSTTLALRWLVQYSRARREKTMTERLMNELLDASNGLGASVKKREDTHKMAESNKAFAHYRW; from the coding sequence ATGCCTCGCAAGGGTTCTCCTGGCCGTCGTCAGCTCATGGCTGACCCGGTCCACAACTCGCCGCTGGTCACCGCGCTCATCAACAAGGTTCTCCTGGACGGCAAGCGCTCCATCGCGCAGTCCATCGTCTACGGCGCCCTCGAAGGCGCCAAGGAGAAGACCGGCAACGACCCGGTCGTCACCCTGAAGCGCGCGCTGGACAACGTCAAGCCCACCCTTGAGGTCCGCAGCCGCCGTGTCGGTGGCGCGACCTACCAGGTCCCGGTCGAGGTGCGCGCCGCGCGCAGCACCACCCTGGCCCTGCGCTGGCTGGTGCAGTACTCCCGCGCCCGCCGCGAGAAGACCATGACCGAGCGCCTCATGAACGAACTGCTCGACGCCAGCAACGGCCTCGGTGCCAGTGTCAAGAAGCGCGAGGACACCCACAAGATGGCCGAGTCCAACAAGGCCTTCGCCCACTACCGCTGGTAA